Below is a genomic region from Acidobacteriota bacterium.
GCCGGACGCGGCCGGCGTACCGGCGCTTCGATCTCGACTTCGGCGGCTTCTTTTCCCCTCTCGGCGAGCTGCGGACGCGAGACCAGGCCAACGAGACCAACCGCGTCGGCGTACTTCAGGTACGTGTCGATGGAAGCGACCACGACGCGCGCTTCGACCGTGATCAGATCGATGCCGACCAGCGAGATGCGCACCCACGCATCGATCACGATCCCTTTATCCAGTATGCGATCGAGTACGTCAATAAGACTGGAACCGCCGGATACGCGTTCAACAGCCATCTGAGGGTCCTCCTGAGATCCTGTTTACTTCGTGCGCCGCGCCGTAGCTTTCCGCGGCGCGATGTTTTCCCGGTCGGAAGGCCCAGGCGCCGGCAGATTCCTGCGCTGCGGCGGGCGTGCTCTTCCTACCGTGAGATTCGGGTCGTGCTTCCACCAGTTCAGCCCGATCTGTTCGGCTTTGTCCACCGAGCAGATCAGCAGCCGGATGCGGATGGTCAACAATTCAACGTTCGCCAGCGAGACACGAATGTCCCCGGCAACGACCAGACCTTTGTCCAAGATCCGATCGAGGATGTCGACCAGGTTTGTTGTTCCAGCTACAGTCGGGGTTCGGTCCATGCGCCTTCCGTGGTGGAGCTGTAACCGCTAGCCGCTCTCTTCGGACTGGCCGGACGCGCAACAGGCCGAGACGAGTTGGTCATTCTAGCAGCACTATTTGGAAACTGGCTACGGGGGCCGGGGGGAAACGCCGCGCCAACTTGCGACGTTCTCACTGAATTAGGATGCAGGAAGCCGCTCCTCCCTGCGAAAAAATCTCGTTGTCTGGTGTCGGACCCTGCCCCGCTCCACACCTAGCAGCAACTCTCGTGTTTTCTGCTACTTATCGTCCGATTCTTTCCCGGCGCCCTTCTCCGGCAGTTGGCCACCCAG
It encodes:
- the gvpA gene encoding gas vesicle structural protein GvpA (There are 14 genes on the gvp gene cluster in halophilic archaea. The product of gvpA is a structural component of gas vesicles, which provide buoyancy to cells and promote flotation. It has been reported that the products of gvpAO and gvpFGJKLM represent the minimal set required for gas vesicle formation in halophilic archaea.) — translated: MAVERVSGGSSLIDVLDRILDKGIVIDAWVRISLVGIDLITVEARVVVASIDTYLKYADAVGLVGLVSRPQLAERGKEAAEVEIEAPVRRPRPAARRGAARR
- a CDS encoding gas vesicle protein — its product is MDRTPTVAGTTNLVDILDRILDKGLVVAGDIRVSLANVELLTIRIRLLICSVDKAEQIGLNWWKHDPNLTVGRARPPQRRNLPAPGPSDRENIAPRKATARRTK